The following coding sequences lie in one Flagellimonas eckloniae genomic window:
- a CDS encoding alpha-L-fucosidase produces MKYFGVLSFLLFVSVANAVFSQRQELTWDELAAQYECPEWFRDAKFGIWFHWGPQSVPEQGGGWYARHMYMKDVGKQKFGKMANPYHLQTYGHPSEFGFKDVINLWKAEKFEADALIKFSKENGAKYIVALANHHDHFDLFDSSHHPWNSVNVGPKRDIIGEFEAATRKAGLKFGVTSHDDRFLNWWKPAFGADKTGEKVGVPYDGRLAKEDGKGKWWEGLDPADLYGPIPENRTPERIEAIKKNWQERHIELVNKYKPDLLYNDGFNFTYGEYGKEVSRKLYNNSLKQHGSIEAVMLLKRKAKGTVNEVESGGSNTLREYPWQSEITFTDWFYKKDRHLTHNARTILEMLIEATSKNGNLLLNIELHPDGSIPAEQKIIIETVGDWLKINGEAIYGTRPWKVYGDGKSVRGENEQNGQGEVRNAGDDIVAKKKTGEHYNQRTTASDAYASDEVRFTKKGDNLYIMIMNPKKGEIKISTFGLNNELNPGRLKKLSRLDNGTKVKFKQTRTALSLAVPTINGRSYPMVLKAIF; encoded by the coding sequence ATGAAGTATTTTGGTGTTTTAAGCTTTCTTCTGTTTGTGTCTGTTGCAAATGCCGTTTTTTCGCAACGACAGGAATTAACATGGGATGAACTTGCAGCGCAGTACGAATGCCCAGAATGGTTCAGGGATGCCAAGTTTGGAATTTGGTTTCACTGGGGACCACAAAGTGTTCCGGAGCAAGGCGGAGGGTGGTATGCGCGCCATATGTACATGAAGGATGTCGGGAAACAAAAATTCGGAAAAATGGCAAATCCTTATCATTTGCAGACCTACGGACACCCTTCAGAATTTGGTTTTAAGGATGTCATTAATTTATGGAAAGCTGAAAAATTTGAGGCTGATGCCTTAATTAAATTTTCCAAAGAAAATGGTGCGAAATATATAGTCGCTTTAGCAAACCATCATGACCATTTTGACCTTTTTGATTCTTCGCACCACCCCTGGAACTCAGTAAACGTTGGTCCAAAAAGAGATATTATCGGGGAGTTTGAGGCGGCAACCCGTAAAGCTGGTTTGAAATTTGGGGTAACAAGCCACGATGATCGTTTCCTGAATTGGTGGAAACCGGCCTTTGGTGCTGATAAAACAGGAGAAAAAGTAGGTGTGCCTTATGATGGAAGACTCGCTAAGGAAGATGGAAAAGGAAAATGGTGGGAAGGTCTAGATCCTGCGGATTTGTATGGACCCATTCCAGAAAACAGAACCCCTGAGCGCATTGAAGCAATAAAAAAGAATTGGCAAGAACGGCATATAGAGCTTGTGAACAAATACAAACCAGACCTGCTCTATAATGATGGATTCAATTTTACCTATGGGGAATATGGTAAGGAAGTAAGCCGTAAATTATATAACAATAGCCTTAAGCAACATGGGTCCATTGAAGCGGTTATGCTGCTAAAAAGAAAGGCTAAGGGTACTGTGAATGAAGTGGAGTCTGGCGGTAGCAATACATTGAGGGAATATCCGTGGCAATCCGAAATCACATTTACGGATTGGTTCTACAAAAAAGATCGCCACCTGACCCACAATGCTCGAACCATTTTAGAAATGTTGATAGAAGCTACAAGTAAAAATGGAAACCTATTGCTAAACATAGAATTACATCCGGATGGATCTATCCCTGCTGAACAAAAGATAATTATAGAAACCGTTGGGGATTGGCTAAAGATAAACGGAGAAGCCATTTATGGGACCAGGCCTTGGAAAGTTTATGGTGATGGCAAGAGCGTACGTGGGGAAAATGAACAAAACGGGCAAGGTGAAGTCAGAAATGCAGGTGATGATATTGTGGCCAAGAAAAAAACTGGTGAGCACTATAACCAAAGAACAACAGCTTCGGATGCTTATGCATCTGATGAAGTGAGATTTACCAAAAAGGGTGATAATTTATACATTATGATTATGAACCCTAAAAAGGGTGAAATTAAAATATCGACATTTGGGTTAAATAATGAGTTGAACCCGGGAAGATTAAAGAAATTATCAAGGTTGGATAATGGAACTAAAGTAAAGTTCAAACAGACAAGAACGGCTTTGTCTCTTGCTGTTCCTACCATTAATGGAAGAAGTTATCCCATGGTTCTAAAAGCGATTTTTTAA
- a CDS encoding sulfatase-like hydrolase/transferase yields MQYVMKFLALSIFILLVGCKEQRVPEIAKKPNILFLFTDDQRAGIIGAMNTYDVLTPNMDTLVENGTSFTNAYILGATTAAVCSPSRAMLMTGRHYFNIEPNVYAQFAFPLEDRGKSNKLTFPEYFKANGYNTFATGKQHNGKDWVERGFHHVKSAFLGGMTTHFGTKVKDYKPETGWSEPYQQKEKFSSEVFADAAVDFLGSYSGENPFLMYVSFTAPHDPRTAPQEYNELYPSDSIELPKNFMPEHPFEIADEKIRDERLAPFPRTDSIVKKEISDYYAMITATDAQIGRIVKALEDSGQSKNTIIVFSGDNGLAVGQHGLLGKQNVYEHSVGVPLVFCGPNIPQNTKVDALAYLHDVFPTLCGLTGLEIPESVQTKDLTQVIKGETRTVRNSMMYAYNSWPGDLIEGKGRKHNPGGGHRAVRKGDYKLIVSAKHDVYTYQLFDLKNDPWELSNLIEDENYAAVKDDLMNELKKLIAETGDPADLTKKEFGLFDNPEAYRFR; encoded by the coding sequence ATGCAATACGTAATGAAATTCTTGGCTTTGTCGATTTTCATTTTACTTGTTGGGTGCAAAGAACAAAGGGTTCCGGAAATAGCAAAAAAACCAAATATTCTATTTCTATTTACAGATGATCAACGTGCGGGCATTATTGGAGCCATGAATACATATGATGTTCTAACTCCAAATATGGATACATTGGTTGAAAACGGAACATCATTTACCAACGCTTATATTCTTGGAGCTACCACGGCTGCAGTCTGTTCTCCAAGTAGGGCCATGTTAATGACAGGGAGGCACTATTTTAATATAGAACCAAACGTATATGCCCAATTTGCTTTCCCGTTGGAAGACAGGGGAAAAAGTAATAAGCTTACCTTTCCTGAGTATTTCAAGGCTAACGGATATAACACATTTGCTACGGGTAAACAACATAATGGTAAGGATTGGGTGGAAAGAGGTTTTCACCATGTGAAATCAGCTTTTTTAGGAGGTATGACGACACATTTTGGGACAAAAGTGAAGGATTATAAACCAGAAACAGGTTGGTCAGAACCCTATCAACAAAAGGAAAAGTTTAGTAGTGAAGTCTTTGCTGATGCTGCTGTTGATTTCCTTGGGAGTTATTCGGGAGAAAATCCCTTTTTAATGTATGTATCCTTCACTGCTCCCCATGATCCCAGAACGGCTCCACAAGAATATAATGAACTGTACCCTTCCGACTCCATTGAGCTACCAAAAAACTTTATGCCGGAACATCCTTTTGAAATTGCTGATGAAAAAATTAGGGATGAGCGTTTAGCACCTTTTCCAAGAACGGATTCTATTGTGAAAAAAGAAATTTCTGATTATTATGCTATGATTACAGCTACCGATGCTCAAATTGGACGCATAGTAAAAGCATTGGAAGATTCAGGACAAAGTAAAAATACTATCATTGTTTTCTCTGGAGATAATGGACTGGCAGTTGGCCAGCATGGGTTATTGGGCAAACAAAATGTATATGAGCATAGTGTGGGTGTTCCATTGGTTTTCTGTGGTCCTAATATACCGCAAAACACAAAGGTCGATGCCTTGGCTTATCTACACGATGTTTTCCCAACACTTTGCGGTTTAACGGGATTGGAAATTCCAGAGTCCGTTCAAACCAAAGATTTAACACAGGTGATAAAGGGCGAGACCAGAACAGTGAGAAACAGTATGATGTATGCCTACAATTCATGGCCAGGAGATCTTATTGAAGGTAAAGGTCGTAAGCACAATCCGGGAGGAGGACATAGAGCTGTTAGAAAAGGAGACTATAAACTAATAGTAAGCGCAAAGCATGATGTATATACCTATCAGTTGTTCGATTTAAAAAACGATCCTTGGGAGCTATCTAACTTAATTGAAGATGAAAATTATGCTGCTGTAAAAGATGATTTAATGAATGAGTTGAAAAAGCTAATCGCAGAAACAGGGGATCCAGCGGACTTGACTAAAAAGGAGTTTGGACTTTTTGATAATCCTGAAGCATATAGATTTAGATAA
- a CDS encoding sulfatase — translation MKSLWQSILEKPFIILCFALTFMSCKTVKEEKTQRPNIVFIMSDDHAYQAISAYGHGLNDTPNIDRIAKEGAIFNKGFVTNSICAPSRAVMLTGKHSHVNGKVDNINAFNWDQENFAKTLQKSGYETALIGKIHLKGLPQGFDYSNVLPGQGQYYSPDFIENGVKKNYPGYVTNVTTNIALDWLENKREMDKPFLLLYHQKAPHRTWMPEEKYFSLFDDKTFDPPANFFDDYEGRPAAAAHEMGIFKDMDLVYDLKMLDKEGKIQTKYRNSFQGRYNRMDEKQKEAWDAYYDPVIADFKSRNLEGRELALWKYNRYMQDYLRTIQSVDDGVGEVLDYLKENGLEENTIVVYTSDQGFYLGEHGWFDKRFMYEESFRTPLLMKYPKEIEPGTVVDEMVQNLDFAPTFLDYAGAEISEEIQGESFRQLVNGKVSEWRDAIYYTYYEFPAEHHVKRHYGVRTDRYKLIHFYYDIDHWELYDLEKDPSEMTNVYNDVSYSDVQKVMHERLKEMRTKYGDSDELDEMHLEKFLKSKNLKK, via the coding sequence ATGAAAAGTTTATGGCAATCAATCCTAGAAAAACCCTTCATCATTTTATGTTTTGCCTTGACCTTTATGTCTTGCAAAACGGTTAAAGAGGAAAAAACGCAAAGACCCAATATTGTATTTATCATGAGTGATGATCATGCCTATCAAGCCATTAGTGCCTACGGACATGGACTTAACGATACCCCCAATATTGATAGGATTGCAAAAGAAGGAGCTATTTTTAACAAAGGATTTGTTACGAATTCTATTTGTGCACCAAGTAGGGCAGTTATGCTTACAGGAAAACATAGCCATGTAAATGGAAAGGTGGACAATATCAATGCTTTTAATTGGGACCAGGAAAATTTTGCAAAAACATTGCAAAAGTCAGGTTACGAAACAGCTTTGATAGGTAAAATTCATCTAAAGGGACTGCCCCAGGGATTTGATTACAGCAATGTACTCCCAGGACAAGGACAATATTACTCCCCAGATTTTATCGAAAACGGCGTAAAAAAAAATTACCCAGGCTATGTAACCAATGTGACAACGAATATTGCCTTGGATTGGCTTGAAAACAAACGAGAGATGGATAAGCCCTTTCTATTGTTATATCACCAAAAAGCACCACACAGAACATGGATGCCTGAGGAAAAATACTTTAGCCTGTTTGATGATAAGACTTTTGATCCCCCAGCAAACTTTTTTGATGATTATGAAGGAAGGCCTGCCGCAGCTGCCCATGAAATGGGAATTTTCAAGGATATGGATTTGGTGTATGATTTGAAAATGTTGGATAAAGAAGGGAAAATACAAACCAAATACCGAAATTCTTTTCAAGGAAGATATAATAGGATGGATGAGAAGCAGAAAGAAGCTTGGGATGCCTATTACGACCCTGTTATTGCCGACTTTAAATCAAGAAATCTAGAAGGAAGAGAGTTGGCTCTCTGGAAATACAATAGATATATGCAGGATTACCTCCGGACTATTCAGTCGGTGGATGATGGAGTTGGAGAGGTTCTGGATTATCTAAAAGAAAATGGATTGGAGGAGAACACAATAGTTGTGTACACTTCGGACCAAGGTTTCTATTTAGGAGAGCATGGTTGGTTCGATAAGCGCTTTATGTACGAAGAATCTTTTCGAACACCCCTGCTCATGAAATATCCCAAAGAAATAGAACCTGGAACTGTTGTTGATGAGATGGTTCAAAACTTGGATTTTGCCCCAACATTTCTGGATTATGCAGGAGCAGAGATCTCGGAAGAGATTCAAGGAGAATCGTTTAGACAATTGGTCAATGGCAAAGTAAGTGAATGGAGGGATGCCATTTATTATACTTACTATGAGTTTCCGGCAGAACACCACGTGAAACGTCATTATGGGGTTAGGACAGATCGCTACAAATTAATTCATTTTTATTATGACATAGATCATTGGGAATTGTATGACCTTGAAAAGGACCCTTCAGAAATGACCAATGTTTATAATGATGTATCCTATTCAGATGTCCAGAAAGTTATGCACGAACGTCTGAAAGAAATGCGAACAAAATACGGCGATAGCGACGAGTTGGATGAAATGCATTTGGAGAAATTCTTAAAATCAAAAAACTTAAAAAAATAA
- a CDS encoding glycoside hydrolase family 130 protein, which produces MNLIPWQDKPNNWKDILWRYSANPIIDRYAIPSSNSIFNSAVVEYKDGFAGVFRCDNKAVQMNIFAGFSKDGIHWDINHDPIQMKAGNTQMIDSDYKYDPRVVFIEDRYWITWCNGYHGPTIGIGYTFDFKEFFQCENAFLPFNRNGVLFPKKINGKYAMLSRPSDNGHTPFGDIYISYSPDMKYWGEHRCVMKATNFEDSAWQCTKVGAGPIPILTNDGWLMLYHGVINTCNGFRYAMGAAILDEHQPDIVKYRTQPYLLGPSELYEQIGDVPNVVFPCAALHDSEEDKLAIYYGAADTVVALVFGRLSEVIQFTKENSL; this is translated from the coding sequence ATGAATTTGATTCCTTGGCAGGATAAGCCAAATAATTGGAAAGATATTTTATGGCGCTACAGTGCCAACCCTATAATAGATAGATATGCAATTCCTTCATCCAATAGCATTTTCAACAGTGCTGTTGTAGAATATAAAGATGGCTTTGCAGGTGTTTTTAGATGCGACAACAAAGCCGTTCAGATGAACATTTTTGCTGGTTTTAGTAAGGATGGTATCCATTGGGATATAAACCACGACCCCATACAGATGAAAGCTGGGAATACCCAAATGATAGATTCTGATTATAAATACGATCCACGGGTTGTTTTTATAGAGGACAGGTATTGGATTACCTGGTGCAACGGTTATCATGGCCCCACTATTGGAATTGGCTATACCTTCGATTTCAAGGAATTTTTTCAGTGTGAGAATGCTTTTCTACCTTTCAATAGAAATGGAGTATTGTTTCCCAAAAAAATCAATGGCAAATATGCCATGTTGAGTCGACCAAGTGATAATGGTCATACCCCATTTGGAGATATCTATATAAGTTACAGCCCAGATATGAAATATTGGGGGGAGCATCGCTGCGTGATGAAGGCAACGAATTTTGAGGATAGTGCTTGGCAATGTACAAAAGTAGGAGCAGGCCCAATTCCTATTCTCACAAACGATGGTTGGTTAATGCTGTATCATGGAGTTATAAATACATGTAATGGATTTCGATATGCTATGGGAGCTGCCATTTTGGATGAACATCAACCAGATATAGTGAAATATAGAACACAACCCTATTTGTTGGGGCCGTCAGAATTATATGAGCAAATTGGGGATGTACCCAACGTAGTTTTCCCGTGTGCTGCACTTCACGATAGCGAGGAGGATAAACTCGCAATCTATTATGGAGCGGCTGATACCGTTGTTGCCCTCGTTTTTGGAAGATTGAGCGAGGTAATTCAGTTTACCAAGGAAAATAGTCTTTAG
- a CDS encoding sodium:solute symporter family protein produces MHHIDILIIALYIVLTLGVGIWVSKRASKGLNSYFLGGKSIKWYYLGLSNGSGMFDISGTAWMVGILFLYGTKSFMFMWMWPVFNQIFIMVFLAAWIRRSNIMTGSEWILTRFGDDKSGRASHLIVAIFAIVATIGFIAYFFEGVGKFMTIILPWDLAFVINGEVLLSSDQSYAFLIIFLTTLYTIKGGMFSVVATEVLQYLIMVVAGILVAIYAFVSVTDVEINNVISTEWTNIFFSNQLNGSWGEKYEAFNGLIDSHGYKMFGAFIGMSLFKGFFASVAGPIPSFDMQRILSTRSVKEAAYMSGFTNLILFIPRYLLISGIVVLALVYLAPSMAMSSELSLGDLEIILPKVINHHIPVGIKGLLLAGLLAAFMSTFSAFVNSGPAYIVNDIYKKYFKPIAEPKHYIKASHIASFAVVLLGVTMGFFADSINSITLWITSALYGGYVAANFLKWIWWRFNGWGYFWGMASGLVIATVQFLLYQNKGNFEIDSNLFYFSQIPAIYLFPIIFIVSLLGSFLGTLLTPATKMETLKNFYVNVRPWGWWHPVYVVLKKEDKNFKKNRDFTKDMLNCAIGIIWQSSMILLPIYFMIRDYPKTWIALGVFIISSIILKYTWLDKVRKYSN; encoded by the coding sequence ATGCATCATATAGATATTTTAATAATAGCGCTTTATATTGTATTGACACTTGGTGTTGGTATTTGGGTTTCCAAACGGGCTTCAAAAGGGCTAAACTCTTATTTCTTAGGAGGTAAAAGTATCAAGTGGTATTATTTAGGATTGAGTAATGGCTCGGGGATGTTCGATATATCCGGTACGGCCTGGATGGTGGGCATATTGTTTCTTTATGGGACAAAGAGTTTTATGTTCATGTGGATGTGGCCGGTTTTTAACCAGATTTTCATCATGGTTTTTTTGGCCGCTTGGATCAGACGTTCGAACATAATGACCGGTTCTGAGTGGATTTTGACACGATTTGGAGACGACAAATCGGGTAGGGCCTCCCATCTTATCGTGGCTATTTTTGCAATTGTGGCAACCATTGGTTTCATCGCTTATTTTTTTGAAGGAGTAGGGAAATTTATGACCATAATTTTACCATGGGATTTGGCATTTGTCATCAATGGAGAGGTATTGCTTAGTTCTGACCAGAGCTATGCATTTCTTATTATATTCCTAACAACGCTGTATACGATTAAGGGGGGGATGTTCTCGGTAGTGGCAACAGAAGTTTTACAATACTTGATTATGGTGGTTGCAGGAATTTTGGTGGCCATATATGCATTTGTTTCCGTGACAGATGTTGAAATAAATAATGTTATTTCGACAGAATGGACCAATATTTTCTTTTCCAATCAGCTTAACGGTTCATGGGGCGAAAAATATGAGGCCTTTAATGGCCTCATTGATTCCCACGGTTATAAAATGTTCGGTGCTTTTATTGGAATGTCGCTCTTTAAGGGATTTTTTGCGAGCGTAGCCGGTCCTATTCCAAGTTTCGATATGCAACGAATCCTATCAACCAGGTCCGTAAAGGAAGCTGCTTACATGAGTGGATTTACCAATTTAATTTTGTTTATTCCCCGTTACCTACTTATTTCAGGGATTGTTGTTTTGGCACTTGTATATCTTGCTCCCTCAATGGCAATGTCATCAGAACTCTCCTTGGGAGATTTAGAGATAATACTGCCCAAGGTCATAAATCATCACATTCCAGTTGGTATAAAGGGATTACTCTTGGCAGGACTTCTTGCTGCATTTATGTCCACTTTTTCTGCTTTCGTAAATTCTGGACCCGCCTATATCGTTAATGATATTTACAAGAAATACTTTAAACCAATCGCGGAACCAAAGCATTATATCAAGGCCAGTCATATTGCATCTTTTGCTGTGGTCCTCTTGGGAGTCACCATGGGCTTTTTTGCCGATTCTATAAACTCCATTACGCTTTGGATTACCAGTGCACTTTATGGTGGGTATGTTGCTGCCAATTTTTTAAAATGGATTTGGTGGCGCTTCAACGGTTGGGGCTATTTCTGGGGAATGGCCTCTGGATTGGTTATTGCAACCGTCCAGTTTTTACTATATCAAAATAAAGGTAATTTTGAGATAGATTCCAATCTGTTTTATTTTTCTCAAATTCCCGCCATCTACTTATTTCCCATTATTTTTATTGTATCACTTCTAGGCTCTTTTTTAGGAACATTACTTACCCCTGCTACTAAAATGGAAACATTAAAAAACTTTTATGTTAATGTTAGACCATGGGGATGGTGGCATCCAGTCTATGTTGTACTAAAAAAAGAAGACAAGAATTTTAAAAAGAATAGAGATTTTACAAAGGATATGCTTAATTGTGCAATTGGCATTATTTGGCAATCCAGTATGATATTGTTGCCAATTTATTTTATGATTAGGGATTATCCAAAGACATGGATAGCTTTAGGGGTATTTATTATAAGCTCAATTATTTTAAAATATACTTGGTTGGATAAAGTAAGAAAGTATAGCAATTAA
- a CDS encoding GH92 family glycosyl hydrolase has protein sequence MKYTSLFCLLILVLFFLGCNEKTAQKNRNQKSLVDFVDPFIGTGGHGHTYPGATVPFGMLQVSPVNGISGWDWCSGYHYSDSIAIGFSHLSLSGTGIGDLADVLFMPINKKVDLSTMPISRDSLSYKSSYSHTNEEAHPGYYQVFLEDHHINVELTTSKRTAIHKYSYQPKDIQSVVVDLGFGINWDKATKTSFQVENDSTISGYRFSTGWAKNQKVFFVAKFSKAIAEHNVYVDKRAVNANMGMGTKTAVQLFFNEKEDNELFVKVALSSVSIDNAKENLDGRGFNFEKVKAEAENTWKSALSKIEVETAIDSLKTIFYTSLYHSQLAPVTFSDKNGQFRKEDDSIVTAENYTAYSTLSLWDTFRAEHPLLILVAPDRVSDMVNTMLSYYETKKILPVWTLYANETNTMTGYHSIPVIVEAYLKGIKGFDAKKAYEAMKTTMMQDERGLEYYKKHGYIPYTAMDESVTITLEYAYDDWCIAQMAKALGKEEDYKFFLNRSRAYQHLFDEETGFMRGKSVDGNSWNEPFDPKYSNHREHTDYTEGNAWQHSWFVPHDPKDFVSLHGNNEIFSERLEQLFTESSEITGNNASVDISGLIGQYAHGNEPSHHIAYLFNHANKPWRTQYWAHHILNTQYNTTPNGLSGNEDCGQMSAWYVLSSIGLYPMNPASTEYEIGSPIFEKATIRVSKDKKFTIEAENVSKDNIYIQSATLNGNPFNQTTISHQQITEGGKLHFVMGNIPNENWGITK, from the coding sequence ATGAAATACACTTCGTTATTCTGTTTATTGATATTGGTTCTTTTCTTTTTGGGCTGTAACGAAAAAACGGCACAAAAAAATCGCAATCAAAAATCTTTGGTTGATTTTGTGGATCCTTTTATTGGAACAGGTGGACATGGACATACGTATCCAGGGGCAACCGTTCCTTTTGGAATGCTTCAGGTTAGTCCGGTAAATGGGATAAGTGGTTGGGACTGGTGTTCGGGATATCATTATTCAGATTCTATAGCCATTGGTTTCAGTCATTTAAGTTTAAGTGGAACAGGTATTGGAGATTTAGCGGATGTATTGTTTATGCCTATAAACAAAAAAGTGGATTTGTCAACAATGCCCATTTCTCGCGATTCACTGTCCTATAAATCATCTTACAGCCACACAAACGAAGAAGCACACCCCGGCTATTATCAAGTCTTTCTTGAAGATCATCATATAAATGTTGAATTAACAACATCCAAGCGAACGGCAATACATAAATATTCATATCAACCAAAAGATATACAATCAGTTGTTGTGGATTTGGGTTTTGGCATCAATTGGGATAAGGCAACCAAAACTTCTTTTCAAGTTGAAAATGATTCTACCATAAGTGGTTACCGGTTTAGTACTGGATGGGCAAAAAATCAAAAAGTGTTTTTTGTTGCCAAGTTTTCCAAAGCTATTGCTGAACACAATGTGTATGTAGATAAAAGAGCTGTAAATGCCAATATGGGTATGGGTACAAAAACAGCCGTACAGTTATTTTTTAACGAAAAAGAGGACAATGAACTCTTTGTGAAAGTGGCCCTTTCCTCAGTAAGTATTGACAATGCAAAAGAGAATTTGGATGGTAGAGGTTTCAATTTTGAAAAAGTAAAAGCAGAGGCAGAAAATACCTGGAAAAGCGCGTTATCAAAAATTGAGGTGGAAACCGCAATAGATTCCCTCAAAACTATCTTTTATACTTCGTTGTACCATTCTCAATTGGCACCTGTGACATTTAGCGACAAAAATGGCCAATTCAGAAAAGAAGATGACAGTATAGTTACAGCAGAAAATTATACAGCATATTCAACCTTATCCCTTTGGGATACATTTAGAGCAGAGCACCCATTACTCATATTGGTTGCGCCAGATAGGGTTTCGGATATGGTGAATACCATGCTCTCTTATTATGAGACAAAAAAGATACTTCCTGTTTGGACACTTTATGCCAATGAAACAAATACAATGACGGGCTATCATTCCATTCCAGTGATTGTTGAGGCATACCTAAAAGGAATTAAGGGTTTTGATGCCAAAAAAGCCTATGAAGCGATGAAAACGACCATGATGCAAGATGAGCGGGGATTGGAATATTATAAAAAGCACGGTTATATCCCGTACACAGCAATGGACGAATCAGTGACAATTACTTTGGAATATGCCTATGATGATTGGTGTATTGCACAAATGGCAAAAGCTTTGGGTAAAGAGGAAGATTATAAGTTCTTTTTAAACCGTTCCAGGGCGTATCAACATTTATTTGATGAAGAGACCGGGTTTATGAGAGGTAAATCGGTTGACGGAAATTCATGGAACGAACCTTTCGACCCAAAATATTCAAACCATAGAGAACATACGGATTATACAGAAGGTAATGCATGGCAACATAGCTGGTTTGTGCCACATGACCCTAAAGATTTCGTGTCCCTCCATGGAAACAATGAAATTTTTTCGGAACGCTTAGAACAACTTTTTACCGAAAGTTCTGAGATAACAGGGAATAATGCCTCAGTGGATATCTCAGGTTTAATTGGCCAGTATGCACATGGTAATGAACCAAGTCACCATATCGCTTATTTATTTAATCATGCCAATAAACCATGGCGAACACAATATTGGGCACACCATATTTTGAATACGCAGTACAATACCACTCCAAATGGTTTGAGTGGTAATGAGGATTGCGGTCAAATGAGTGCATGGTACGTATTGAGTTCAATAGGTCTGTATCCCATGAACCCGGCTTCAACGGAATATGAGATTGGAAGCCCAATTTTTGAAAAGGCAACTATACGTGTTTCCAAAGACAAAAAATTTACAATTGAAGCTGAGAATGTTTCCAAGGATAATATTTACATACAATCGGCAACACTCAATGGAAACCCGTTTAATCAAACAACAATTTCACACCAACAAATAACAGAGGGAGGGAAGCTTCATTTTGTTATGGGAAATATCCCTAATGAAAATTGGGGAATTACTAAATAG